From Onychostoma macrolepis isolate SWU-2019 chromosome 05, ASM1243209v1, whole genome shotgun sequence, one genomic window encodes:
- the gas1a gene encoding growth arrest-specific protein 1a, whose translation MAICAGLVRGARTFIWPFACVLVCFSCFSIASSNHHGRRLICWQAILNCQSESECHYAYDQYLHACDSILSGQRKKCPSHCISSLVQLNLTKSGPALEDCSCASDPRCREIKRAIEPCLPKTSSMGCTEARRQCERDIQCRSAMGDYLLHCGKLFSGSSCSNPCRNVIAYMRKLPKAQLLDTCVCDGSERTICEFIKNSMKTLCFDSPPVDEEGSSGLDDDELDDEDYPEPEPTRNTGSTFVACSVLTVVASILALVPLP comes from the coding sequence ATGGCAATTTGTGCAGGTTTGGTTCGTGGCGCGCGCACATTCATTTGGCCTTTCgcttgtgtgcttgtgtgttttagttgtttttccATCGCCTCGTCCAACCACCACGGCCGACGGTTGATCTGCTGGCAAGCGATACTGAACTGCCAGTCGGAGTCAGAGTGTCATTACGCTTATGACCAGTATTTGCACGCTTGTGACTCGATCCTTAGCGGTCAGAGGAAGAAGTGTCCCAGTCACTGCATCTCGTCGCTGGTGCAACTCAACCTGACCAAGAGCGGCCCGGCGCTGGAGGACTGCAGCTGCGCCTCGGACCCCCGCTGCCGGGAGATCAAGCGAGCCATCGAGCCGTGCTTGCCCAAAACCAGCAGCATGGGTTGCACCGAAGCCCGGCGCCAGTGCGAGAGGGACATCCAGTGCAGAAGCGCCATGGGCGATTATTTACTCCACTGCGGGAAACTCTTCAGCGGCTCCAGCTGCTCGAACCCGTGCCGCAATGTCATCGCGTACATGCGCAAACTTCCCAAAGCACAACTCCTGGATACTTGCGTCTGTGATGGCTCAGAGCGGACTATCTGCGAGTTCATCAAAAATAGTATGAAAACGCTTTGCTTTGACTCTCCCCCCGTGGATGAAGAAGGCTCCAGTGGGTTGGACGATGATGAGCTCGATGATGAGGATTACCCAGAACCAGAGCCCACGAGGAACACAGGTTCTACTTTTGTGGCATGTTCTGTTTTGACTGTGGTGGCATCCATTTTGGCTCTAGTGCCGCTTCCTTGA